The following coding sequences lie in one Silvibacterium dinghuense genomic window:
- a CDS encoding family 43 glycosylhydrolase: MKKLGFVLGILVLLACTHPLVARVRVIRPGNVWLDSSGQQIQAHGGGVIRWHGRYYWFGEDRTRTNDPEKRYVACYFSKDLVRWNSCGQVFVLSDPEHLGKNWVLERPKVFPNRRTGKFVLYFHLDDAKYQFARVGVAVSNRIDGPYTYVHSFRPLGQESRDIGQFIDDDGSAYLIFEARPTRGFFIGRLSDDYLEVSEKMSFIHAPLEGGALVHDKGIYYVVGSHMTGWAPNSNVYATSNTLIGPWTEFKDVAPPEAKTYGAQSTMLLKVEGTKQTTVIFMADIWKPKTLWDSRYLWMPVEIEDGKLHLPAPQPWSINLKTGVTKLK; encoded by the coding sequence ATGAAAAAGCTTGGTTTTGTACTTGGGATTCTCGTTCTTCTCGCATGCACACATCCGCTGGTTGCAAGAGTCCGGGTGATTCGCCCCGGTAACGTGTGGCTCGACAGCAGCGGACAGCAGATTCAGGCCCATGGTGGTGGGGTGATTCGCTGGCATGGCAGGTATTACTGGTTTGGAGAGGACAGAACCAGGACAAACGATCCCGAGAAGCGATATGTCGCATGTTATTTCTCGAAGGACCTTGTGCGCTGGAACTCGTGCGGGCAGGTGTTCGTGTTGAGTGATCCGGAACACCTGGGCAAGAACTGGGTGCTGGAACGCCCCAAGGTCTTTCCGAATCGGCGGACGGGGAAGTTTGTCCTCTACTTCCATCTAGACGATGCGAAGTATCAGTTCGCGCGTGTTGGCGTGGCGGTGAGCAACCGGATCGATGGTCCATATACCTATGTGCACAGTTTCCGTCCCCTGGGGCAGGAGAGCCGAGATATCGGTCAGTTTATCGACGATGACGGCTCAGCCTATCTGATCTTCGAGGCGAGACCGACCAGGGGCTTCTTCATTGGCCGCCTGTCGGATGATTACCTTGAAGTGAGCGAGAAGATGAGTTTCATCCATGCCCCGCTCGAAGGCGGGGCGCTCGTGCATGATAAGGGAATTTACTACGTAGTGGGTTCGCATATGACAGGGTGGGCACCGAACTCGAATGTCTATGCCACATCCAATACGCTGATCGGTCCCTGGACAGAGTTCAAAGATGTGGCTCCGCCCGAGGCAAAAACCTATGGGGCGCAGTCCACCATGCTACTTAAGGTCGAAGGCACGAAGCAGACGACTGTGATCTTCATGGCAGATATCTGGAAGCCAAAGACACTTTGGGATTCGCGCTATCTGTGGATGCCGGTCGAGATCGAGGATGGAAAACTCCATTTGCCTGCACCTCAGCCGTGGTCCATCAACCTTAAGACAGGTGTTACAAAGCTTAAATAG